In Candidatus Zixiibacteriota bacterium, one genomic interval encodes:
- a CDS encoding DUF2892 domain-containing protein, with protein MSIEHRIRVLAGTLILTSLALTLWVSPYWMILAAFVGANMLQSAFTKFCLAEIIMRKVFKWQ; from the coding sequence ATGAGTATTGAGCATCGTATCAGGGTTCTGGCGGGGACACTTATTTTGACGTCTTTAGCGTTGACCCTTTGGGTCTCGCCGTATTGGATGATACTGGCGGCGTTTGTGGGGGCGAATATGCTTCAGTCGGCATTCACCAAATTCTGCCTGGCGGAGATAATCATGCGCAAAGTGTTTAAGTGGCAGTGA